The Neodiprion virginianus isolate iyNeoVirg1 chromosome 5, iyNeoVirg1.1, whole genome shotgun sequence genome contains a region encoding:
- the LOC124305183 gene encoding uncharacterized protein LOC124305183 isoform X2 yields MVIQIYVTKKMKMLSLPEASCMKLCPKWDIRITKSSQFALKNYHPSLTNIFRRPAYGLLSYLKYVAATVAGYYLVVKHSSNSLTWLATFSALTAARYKYINWRTNRDLRKLISEQTELYYTFKRSLRILNQFFRINTGAKQSGMKFNDLAPEKLKLLQPVTEDTMKSLQIISDLYYRTTLNMVDILPDPYRRNIDLQIAGLNRDSFVNMGEVTYGSLKQLFYRFILVQSEMLLTLAHVGHSDLSGVCDEIKRAMKMEKIVSQLLKFTEKHRISLAKVVDEFHNYRSVSVEEKYRRSFTGSKWQDLYVRLHLTSHKMQHAYNKLTSIMEDIENHLDRGTNESELLEALQIKLDDVYRDAVKARDLAELSTLIVVRMNQKNYNQEKGNDKMCDVSSGTLRSDVPIVKDTDPEIMDEVFEEYIRENYSDALVNCNMDDYLEKSSKLDKMLSSNLMSELKEVLIEKQKDTRERELRAMERMGYKIPNESPAANDSKQDHSSDSDSEMASRSSIPYSKETLEEKEKLISKSETIAPLPPPPPPPPPDLMKPKFHQPRVEIKPDGAENEKSRCFIPLLPSRPILLPSFLSNEEETFIGSGENSDEDISTNESEEKSVNTGL; encoded by the exons ATGGTGATACAGATTTATGtgacgaagaagatgaagatgtTGTCATTGCC GGAAGCGAGCTGCATGAAGCTCTGTCCAAAATGGGATATTCGGATTACGAAGTCGTCTCAGTTCGCACTGAAGAACTATCATCCGTCACTGACAAACATATTCAGAAG GCCAGCATATGGCTTACTATCTTATTTGAAATACGTAGCAGCTACTGTCGCAGGATACTATCTTGTAGTAAAGCATAGTTCGAATTCGTTAACTTGGCTGGCAACTTTTTCTGCACTTACAGCTGCTCGATACAAATATATTAACTGGCGAACAAATCGCGATTTGAGAAAACTTATATCAGAACAAACGGAGCTTTATTACACTTTCAAAAGGAGTCTGAGAATCTTGAATCAGTTTTTCAGAATTAATACTGGTGCAAAACAGTCTGGAATGAAATTTAA CGATCTTGCTCCAGAGAAATTGAAACTATTACAACCTGTAACTGAGGATACGATGAAATCTTTACAAATTATATCCGACTTATACTACAGGACAACTTTGAATATGGTTGATATTCTGCCAGATCCATATCGGCGAAATATTGATCTCCAAATCGCAGGTCTAAACAGAGACAGTTTTGTAAATATGGGTGAAGTAACATATGGAAGTttgaag caatTGTTCTACAGATTCATTCTTGTTCAGTCAGAGATGCTGTTAACTTTAGCACATGTTGGTCACAGCGACCTGTCGGGTGTATGCGACGAAATAAAAAGAGCAATGAAGATggagaaaattgtttcacaGCTTCTCAAATTTACAGAGAAACACAGAATATCATTGGCAAAAGTAGTCGATGAATTTCACAATTACAGATCAGTTTCTGTCGAAGAAAAGTACAG GAGAAGTTTTACTGGATCAAAATGGCAAGACCTTTATGTTCGTTTGCACCTCACTTCTCATAAGATGCAACACGCCTATAACAAGTTAACGTCGATAATGGAAGATATAGAAAACCACCTAGACAGAGGAACTAACGAATCTGAGCTTCTCGAAGCCTTGCAAATAAAACTTGACGATGTGTACAGGGATGCTGTGAAAGCTAGGGATCTAGCAGAATTAAGCACGTTAATAGTTGTGCGAATGAATCAAAAGAATTACAACCAAGAAAAGGGTAATGATAAAATGTGTGATGTTTCCAGTGGAACTTTACGATCGGATGTTCCAATAGTCAAAGACACTGATCCAGAAATAATGGACGAAGtttttgaagaatatatccgtgaaaattattcagatGCTCTGGTAAACTGTAACATGGATGATTATTTGGAGAAAAGTTCCAAGCTTGATAAGATGCTGTCTAGTAATCTTATGTCTGAGTTGAAAGAAGTCTTGATTGAAAAGCAGAAGGATACTAGGGAACGGGAATTGCGTGCGATGGAACGGATGGGTTATAAAATTCCCAATGAATCACCCGCTGCTAATGATTCAAAACAGGATCACTCTTCAGATTCCGACAGCGAAATGGCGTCTAGAAGTTCTATTCCTTATTCAAAAGAAACTTTggaagagaaggaaaaactAATATCAAAAAGTGAAACAATTGCGCCTCTTCCGCCACCTCCACCACCCCCTCCTCCTGATCTGATGAAACCTAAATTTCATCAGCCAAGAGTGGAAATAAAACCGGATGGggctgaaaatgaaaaatctagATGTTTTATTCCCTTACTGCCCTCTAGGCCGATTTTGCTGCCCTCATTCTTATCTAACGAGGAAGAAACTTTTATCGGCAGTGGAGAAAATTCTGACGAAGATATCAGTACAAATGAATCTgaagaaaaatctgtaaatacTGGCTTGTAG
- the LOC124305183 gene encoding uncharacterized protein LOC124305183 isoform X1, with translation MLSNGDTDLCDEEDEDVVIAGSELHEALSKMGYSDYEVVSVRTEELSSVTDKHIQKAYIGIYQGLCKNVLRVYQYLVKDTKALRKQLTSISEARYLLDDHAALIKNLLDANQKIEPRPAYGLLSYLKYVAATVAGYYLVVKHSSNSLTWLATFSALTAARYKYINWRTNRDLRKLISEQTELYYTFKRSLRILNQFFRINTGAKQSGMKFNDLAPEKLKLLQPVTEDTMKSLQIISDLYYRTTLNMVDILPDPYRRNIDLQIAGLNRDSFVNMGEVTYGSLKQLFYRFILVQSEMLLTLAHVGHSDLSGVCDEIKRAMKMEKIVSQLLKFTEKHRISLAKVVDEFHNYRSVSVEEKYRRSFTGSKWQDLYVRLHLTSHKMQHAYNKLTSIMEDIENHLDRGTNESELLEALQIKLDDVYRDAVKARDLAELSTLIVVRMNQKNYNQEKGNDKMCDVSSGTLRSDVPIVKDTDPEIMDEVFEEYIRENYSDALVNCNMDDYLEKSSKLDKMLSSNLMSELKEVLIEKQKDTRERELRAMERMGYKIPNESPAANDSKQDHSSDSDSEMASRSSIPYSKETLEEKEKLISKSETIAPLPPPPPPPPPDLMKPKFHQPRVEIKPDGAENEKSRCFIPLLPSRPILLPSFLSNEEETFIGSGENSDEDISTNESEEKSVNTGL, from the exons ATGTTGTCAAATGGTGATACAGATTTATGtgacgaagaagatgaagatgtTGTCATTGCC GGAAGCGAGCTGCATGAAGCTCTGTCCAAAATGGGATATTCGGATTACGAAGTCGTCTCAGTTCGCACTGAAGAACTATCATCCGTCACTGACAAACATATTCAGAAG GCATATATTGGCATTTATCAAGGTTTATGCAAAAACGTTTTGCGTGTTTATCAATACTTAGTCAAG GATACCAAAGCATTGCGAAAACAATTGACCAGTATATCAGAGGCACGGTATCTCCTCGATGATCATGCAGCATTGATTAAAAACCTTTTAGATGCGAATCAAAAGATAGAACCGAG GCCAGCATATGGCTTACTATCTTATTTGAAATACGTAGCAGCTACTGTCGCAGGATACTATCTTGTAGTAAAGCATAGTTCGAATTCGTTAACTTGGCTGGCAACTTTTTCTGCACTTACAGCTGCTCGATACAAATATATTAACTGGCGAACAAATCGCGATTTGAGAAAACTTATATCAGAACAAACGGAGCTTTATTACACTTTCAAAAGGAGTCTGAGAATCTTGAATCAGTTTTTCAGAATTAATACTGGTGCAAAACAGTCTGGAATGAAATTTAA CGATCTTGCTCCAGAGAAATTGAAACTATTACAACCTGTAACTGAGGATACGATGAAATCTTTACAAATTATATCCGACTTATACTACAGGACAACTTTGAATATGGTTGATATTCTGCCAGATCCATATCGGCGAAATATTGATCTCCAAATCGCAGGTCTAAACAGAGACAGTTTTGTAAATATGGGTGAAGTAACATATGGAAGTttgaag caatTGTTCTACAGATTCATTCTTGTTCAGTCAGAGATGCTGTTAACTTTAGCACATGTTGGTCACAGCGACCTGTCGGGTGTATGCGACGAAATAAAAAGAGCAATGAAGATggagaaaattgtttcacaGCTTCTCAAATTTACAGAGAAACACAGAATATCATTGGCAAAAGTAGTCGATGAATTTCACAATTACAGATCAGTTTCTGTCGAAGAAAAGTACAG GAGAAGTTTTACTGGATCAAAATGGCAAGACCTTTATGTTCGTTTGCACCTCACTTCTCATAAGATGCAACACGCCTATAACAAGTTAACGTCGATAATGGAAGATATAGAAAACCACCTAGACAGAGGAACTAACGAATCTGAGCTTCTCGAAGCCTTGCAAATAAAACTTGACGATGTGTACAGGGATGCTGTGAAAGCTAGGGATCTAGCAGAATTAAGCACGTTAATAGTTGTGCGAATGAATCAAAAGAATTACAACCAAGAAAAGGGTAATGATAAAATGTGTGATGTTTCCAGTGGAACTTTACGATCGGATGTTCCAATAGTCAAAGACACTGATCCAGAAATAATGGACGAAGtttttgaagaatatatccgtgaaaattattcagatGCTCTGGTAAACTGTAACATGGATGATTATTTGGAGAAAAGTTCCAAGCTTGATAAGATGCTGTCTAGTAATCTTATGTCTGAGTTGAAAGAAGTCTTGATTGAAAAGCAGAAGGATACTAGGGAACGGGAATTGCGTGCGATGGAACGGATGGGTTATAAAATTCCCAATGAATCACCCGCTGCTAATGATTCAAAACAGGATCACTCTTCAGATTCCGACAGCGAAATGGCGTCTAGAAGTTCTATTCCTTATTCAAAAGAAACTTTggaagagaaggaaaaactAATATCAAAAAGTGAAACAATTGCGCCTCTTCCGCCACCTCCACCACCCCCTCCTCCTGATCTGATGAAACCTAAATTTCATCAGCCAAGAGTGGAAATAAAACCGGATGGggctgaaaatgaaaaatctagATGTTTTATTCCCTTACTGCCCTCTAGGCCGATTTTGCTGCCCTCATTCTTATCTAACGAGGAAGAAACTTTTATCGGCAGTGGAGAAAATTCTGACGAAGATATCAGTACAAATGAATCTgaagaaaaatctgtaaatacTGGCTTGTAG
- the LOC124305186 gene encoding metalloendopeptidase OMA1, mitochondrial-like encodes MFSTLRGVCSASAKFRNTRIVTLVSFPTRSVKNFPKVPVERCEKRLNIPAQIQLSNRKFHTTNRRDIPPVLALILRPVLRIGAFIFGRTLRKWWGKIDPSEREQYAAFLRKKKPYLYGFLGAFFSMLAIYYVLHIENAPITNRPRFIMFTKQQQAAFEKFQLELHLEEHMDKILPHNHPVYQQLLKVTTRLLNANKDLPYIKEKNWTLSVIDSPENNAFVLPGGNIFIFTGILKMIENEDQLSFIIAHEMAHSLLKHAMEQVSNGFIIDVLLLLPIVIIWALFPDSIALILQLTGYQILNIFHDLPYNRALESEADEVGLTLSAKACVDVREAVVFWKMMRSLEELNAEPTNVTWLSTHPNHKDRAENLNGLMSKAIALRGSYQCPGLSPVDPRKKFDAQSIKDVEARLKLRGVL; translated from the exons atgttttccaCACTTCGTGGTGTTTGCTCGGCGAGCGCTAAATTTCGAAATACAAGAATTGTCACGCTCGTTAGTTTTCCAACGCGATCGGTAAAGAATTTTCCCAAGGTTCCGGTAGAGCGATGTGAGAAGCGCCTCAATATTCCCGCGCAAATTCAACTTTCGAATCGCAAATTTCACACAACCAACCGACGTGATATTCCCCCGGTTTTGGCACTAATTCTGCGACCTGTACTGCGTATTGGCGCTTTTATTTTTGGACGAACTCTGAGAAAATGGTGGGGAAAAATAGATCCAAGCGAACGCGAACAGTACGCAGCGTTTTTACGAAAGAAGAAACCATATTTATATG GCTTCCTGGGAGCATTCTTCTCAATGCTTGCGATATACTATGTATTGCACATCGAAAATGCTCCAATAACAAATCGCCCGCGCTTTATAATGTTCACGAAACAACAGCAGGCTGCCTTCGAAAAATTCCAATTAGAATTG CATTTGGAGGAGCATATGGACAAAATCCTTCCTCATAATCATCCGGTTTATCAGCAGTTACTGAAAGTAACAACTCGGTTATTAAATGCAAACAAAGATTTACCATATATCAAGGAAAAAAACTGGACTTTGAGTGTTATTGATTCGCCAGAAAACAACGCCTTTGTTTTACct GGTGGAAATATCTTTATATTCACCGGCATCCTTAAGATGATTGAAAATGAGGATCAACTATCGTTCATAATAGCCCATGAAATGGCGCACTCATTGCTAAAACATGCG ATGGAACAAGTGTCGAATGGATTCATAATAGATGTCTTGTTACTCCTGCCAATAGTAATTATCTGGGCGTTATTCCCAGACTCAATTGCATTAATTCTTCAATTAACGGGCTATCAGATTCTTAACATTTTCCACGATTTACCCTACAACAGAGCCCTGGAAAGTGAAGCTGATGAAGTTGGACTGACTCTATCAGCCAAA GCGTGTGTTGATGTTCGGGAAGCTGTTGTTTTTTGGAAAATGATGAGATCTCTCGAAGAATTGAATGCAGAGCCTACTAACGTCACGTGGCTCTCGACACACCCGAATCACAAGGATCGGGCAGAAAATTTAAATGGATTGATGTCGAAAGCTATCGCTTTACGTGGCAGTTATCAG TGTCCAGGACTCAGCCCAGTGgatccaagaaaaaaattcgacgcACAATCGATAAAAGACGTTGAAGCCCGATTGAAACTAAGAGGAgttttataa